The Nocardia sp. BMG111209 genome includes a window with the following:
- a CDS encoding LLM class flavin-dependent oxidoreductase produces the protein MELGLTTFAERHAVGDRPAPNAGERLREVVAEAVAAEQAGLDVYGVGEHHRADFAASAPAMVLATIAGRTERIQLTSAVSVLSSDDPVRLYQQFATLDLLSSGRAELMAGRGSFVESFPLFGFDLGDYDALFDEKLALLLRLRADEPVTWSGQFRAPLQDAVVYPRTDRPLPVWIAVGGSPESVARAGLLGLPLAIAIIGGQPARFRPLVDLYHRALEQGGHGPQPIAVHAHGYVADTEEQAVADFYAPYAAAMSGLGRERGWSPMTPAQFDGMRGPGGSLFLGNPDQVAEKIADIRDTLGLDRFMLHPSVGTLPHDKVLHTIDLLGSKVAPLLR, from the coding sequence ATGGAACTGGGACTGACCACCTTCGCCGAACGGCATGCCGTCGGTGATCGGCCCGCGCCGAATGCGGGCGAACGGTTGCGCGAGGTGGTGGCCGAGGCGGTCGCGGCCGAACAGGCCGGACTCGACGTCTACGGCGTCGGCGAACATCATCGGGCGGATTTCGCGGCCTCGGCGCCCGCGATGGTGCTCGCGACGATCGCCGGGCGCACCGAACGCATCCAGCTGACCAGCGCGGTCAGCGTGCTGAGCTCCGACGACCCGGTCCGGTTGTATCAGCAGTTCGCCACCCTGGACCTGCTGTCCAGCGGCCGCGCCGAGCTCATGGCCGGGCGCGGGTCGTTCGTCGAGTCGTTCCCGTTGTTCGGTTTCGACCTCGGCGACTACGACGCGCTGTTCGACGAGAAACTGGCGCTGCTGCTGCGGTTGCGCGCGGACGAGCCGGTGACCTGGTCCGGGCAGTTCCGGGCGCCCCTGCAGGACGCGGTCGTCTACCCGCGCACCGACCGGCCGCTGCCCGTCTGGATCGCCGTCGGCGGCAGTCCGGAGTCCGTGGCGCGCGCGGGCCTGCTGGGCCTGCCGCTGGCGATCGCGATCATCGGTGGGCAGCCGGCCCGGTTCCGGCCGTTGGTGGATCTGTACCACCGCGCCCTCGAGCAGGGCGGGCACGGGCCGCAGCCGATCGCGGTCCACGCGCACGGATACGTCGCCGACACCGAGGAACAGGCGGTCGCCGACTTCTACGCACCGTATGCGGCGGCGATGAGCGGGCTGGGCCGGGAACGGGGGTGGAGTCCGATGACGCCCGCGCAGTTCGACGGGATGCGCGGGCCCGGCGGATCGCTGTTCCTCGGCAATCCCGACCAGGTCGCCGAGAAGATCGCGGACATCCGCGACACGCTCGGCCTGGACCGGTTCATGCTGCATCCCAGCGTCGGCACGCTGCCGCACGACAAGGTGCTGCACACGATCGACCTGCTCGGCAGCAAGGTGGCGCCGCTGCTGCGGTGA
- a CDS encoding serine/threonine-protein kinase codes for MNSAGPQPDPQQTGSSSTGGRAAAADPSELRPGELFAGYRVVRRIGAGGMGVVYLAEHPRLPRRDAVKVLDPVLGRDREFRSRFLREAELAARVDHSNVVSIYDRGAEGDLLWIAMRYVDGVDAAELVRRGPAALPPRRALHIVTEAARGLDAAHRAGLLHRDVKPANILVATDADGTDTVRITDFGIARSVDANTVTSTGSVLATFAYASPEQLSGNALDARTDVYSLGCSLFEMLTGAPPFVRRSPIAAMAAHLTEPPPAASAANPALPRQLDAVLIRALAKQPGDRYADCGSLAAAATAAFEAGSAPAQPGNEVPGMAGDPAAGSAPPRETRPGAPAFGPGPPPSTGPGRAPVGMPGGTAGDAYPPGGRWTGGTPVVAGPQPSSARALRYWAIGAAALVVAAVTAVVVTRSGGSEPGRPVAITTTVEPATSGTAAPVSSAATTTSAAAAWGAAAYIVGALPGLLPADPEGSGYQGIRCALNDDRGTWLQCQPPSSSGFYVNIHCDPGKRPITYSPDTYGVGNIHEERWTRPSGTGSVRWTSDSTAGYGLLYVAFDDPGRNFCIVGASGGTGGQDVYDNWWRAAPL; via the coding sequence GTGAATTCCGCCGGGCCGCAACCGGATCCGCAGCAGACCGGATCCTCGTCCACCGGCGGGCGGGCCGCCGCGGCGGATCCGTCGGAGTTGCGGCCCGGTGAACTGTTCGCCGGATATCGCGTCGTGCGCCGGATCGGGGCCGGCGGCATGGGCGTGGTCTATCTGGCCGAACATCCGCGGCTGCCGCGCCGGGACGCGGTGAAGGTCCTCGACCCGGTGCTCGGCCGGGACCGGGAATTCCGCTCCCGATTCCTGCGCGAGGCGGAACTCGCCGCGCGCGTGGACCATTCGAATGTGGTCTCGATCTACGACCGCGGCGCCGAGGGCGATCTGCTGTGGATCGCGATGCGCTACGTCGACGGCGTCGACGCGGCCGAACTGGTGCGCCGCGGCCCGGCGGCGCTGCCACCGCGCCGCGCGCTGCACATCGTGACCGAGGCGGCGCGGGGACTCGACGCCGCGCATCGGGCGGGCCTGCTGCATCGGGATGTGAAGCCCGCCAACATCCTCGTCGCGACCGACGCGGACGGTACGGATACGGTCCGCATCACCGATTTCGGCATCGCCCGGTCCGTCGACGCGAACACCGTGACCAGTACCGGTTCGGTGCTGGCCACCTTCGCCTATGCCTCACCGGAGCAGTTGAGCGGCAACGCACTCGACGCCCGCACCGACGTGTACTCACTGGGCTGCTCGCTGTTCGAGATGCTCACCGGCGCACCACCTTTCGTCCGGCGCTCGCCGATCGCGGCGATGGCCGCACATCTGACCGAGCCGCCGCCCGCCGCATCGGCGGCGAATCCGGCTCTGCCACGGCAACTCGACGCGGTGCTGATCCGCGCGCTGGCCAAACAGCCCGGTGACCGCTACGCCGACTGCGGGTCGCTGGCGGCCGCGGCGACGGCGGCGTTCGAGGCCGGGTCGGCACCGGCGCAGCCGGGGAACGAAGTGCCCGGGATGGCCGGTGACCCGGCGGCCGGTTCCGCGCCGCCTCGGGAGACACGGCCCGGCGCACCGGCCTTCGGACCGGGCCCGCCGCCGTCGACCGGCCCGGGCCGCGCACCTGTCGGAATGCCCGGTGGCACAGCGGGAGACGCCTATCCGCCCGGGGGCCGATGGACCGGCGGCACACCGGTTGTGGCCGGACCGCAGCCGAGTTCCGCTCGCGCGCTGCGGTATTGGGCGATCGGCGCGGCGGCGCTGGTCGTCGCGGCGGTCACGGCGGTGGTGGTGACCCGATCCGGCGGCTCGGAACCCGGTCGGCCCGTGGCGATCACGACCACTGTGGAACCGGCCACCTCCGGCACCGCGGCGCCGGTGTCCTCGGCCGCGACGACGACCTCGGCGGCCGCGGCGTGGGGTGCGGCCGCGTATATCGTCGGCGCGCTGCCGGGTCTGCTGCCCGCAGATCCGGAAGGCAGCGGATACCAGGGCATCCGGTGCGCGTTGAACGACGACCGGGGCACCTGGTTGCAGTGCCAGCCGCCGTCGTCGAGCGGCTTCTACGTGAACATCCACTGCGATCCCGGCAAGCGGCCGATCACCTATTCGCCGGATACCTACGGCGTCGGCAATATTCACGAGGAACGCTGGACCCGGCCGTCGGGCACCGGTTCGGTGCGCTGGACCAGCGATTCGACCGCCGGATACGGCCTGCTCTACGTCGCTTTCGACGATCCGGGCCGCAACTTCTGCATCGTCGGCGCCTCCGGCGGCACCGGCGGCCAGGACGTGTACGACAACTGGTGG